The nucleotide window ATCATAATCCCGGCGAATTTCGCGGATGCTTGTACCGCAGGAGGACAGGAACGACATCGCAACAACGGCCAACAGACAGGACACAATGAATCGCAGACAGGCGCCGGACGCTTTATCCATGAACAAATACATGCCGACTTATGCCACGGCGGCAGGCAATTCATCAAGAGGTCAAAGGATATTGTCACATTTTTCATACGCGGCGGCCGCCTTGGGTCCCGCCGCCACTTCATCAGCGACCGGGCGAGCGCCTCTTCCTCGCTGGAAAAGGATTCAAACAGGACGCCCGATCGGCTGCCGGGACCTGGTAGTCCGGAAATTGCTGCAGGGCTTCCGGGGCAACGAGATTTGCTCTCCTGAAGCCATTGTATTGGAACCTGGTGCTCCTGAGGTGCCTTGCCGGCATGATCATGCCGTAATAATCGATTCGGGATTCGGCCTTTCGGTAATCGCCGAGTATGCGCTTGATGCCCAGCTCCCGGGCTTTCAACCTGTAGGGCCTCCCGAAACTGATGATATATTCATGGTTGATGATTTCACCGACTACCGTCACACAAAGATAGTTATCCATTGGTTGTATCGCGAATTCAACTGCCACAATTGATCCCTCTTTTGGACTCAATTCCAAATAAAATTTGCCTTTTCCACTAAAAAATTAATTAATTCATGCAATATCACATGGCACACCCGAATCAGGATGTACCCGTTGCCCAAAAAACAGGTATTGTATACAAAAATAAAACTTAAAAAAAACATTCGAACCAGGGCACACAATGGGCTTCAGATACACGTTCACCGACAAACAGGGCTATTTGCTTGTGACCATCATCGGCAGCCCGGCAAACAACGACGAGATGTTCCACTACATCGACTCGCTCTTCAGGGAGGCAAGACAAAGGGGCTACACCTGCATATTGGTGGATGAAACCAGGGCAACTTTGCGGTTCGACATCCTGGATTCGATCTTCAAGACAAAAATCCCTTCCCTTGAGGTCATACCCACACAAATCATCAACATGGCGTTGATACCCGAGCCTCATAGCATTGAACTTTACAAATTCTTCGAAGGCATGCTGAGGAATCAGGCCTTCTGCTTCAAGGTATTCGACGACGTCGCCCTTGGTGAAAAATGGCTGAAGGAAAGTTGCAGCAACGCCGGACAACGCAATAGACCCTACGCCTACACCGCCATCGAGAAGCAATCATATGTTCGCATAAATATTGAGGGGCAGCTGAACACGGTCAACGACGTGCTGGTCTTTGTCGGAGACGCGATCCGGGAAGCCACGGCACACAAAACCACATGCATTCTCTTGGCCGGGCATGACGTTGAAATGGACCTGGATGTTTCAGAAGCCTTCAAGGTTGCCCAGACCATGGGCGACTACATCCCCCTGCTCAGCATGCGAATAGCCTCGGTCCCCAGCGCAAAGAACAAAAAGCTGCAACAATTCTTTGAAACCGCCTTTCAGAACCGGTCCATCAGCTACCGCGTGTTCGACTCGGAACCGGATGCCGAAGCATGGCTGCTCACACGGGAATGCCGGGCAACTGGATAGGAACGATTGGTTTTTGGAGACTAAAGGGAAGAAGACTTGATCCGCCGCGTCAACGGCCTTTGCTTTATGGTTTCGGTCTGATAATTCGATACTATGAAATATATCCTTCTCCTCATTTTGATCGCTCTCGGAGCCATGCTTTCACTCTCCTTGTTCTCAAGAAAAACTCCCGACAACCTGGGGGTTGCCGACCACAGACTGTCCGATTGCCCAGACAGTAAAAATTGCGTTTCGTCGCAGACGACCCGTAAGGTCAATTTCATCGAGCCGTTGCCGATGCAAGGCACTGTGGCGGAGGTTGTACAGCGTTTACGAGAAGCAATCGAAGACATGGGTGGTGCCGTCGTTGAAACAAACGGCGGATATATTCGAGCCGAGTTCTCAAGCTCGTTCTGGCGGTTCACGGATGACCTTGAATGCCTTTATTCCGAAAAGGATGGCCTTGTTCATGTCCGCTCCGCCTCAAGGGTCGGCTACTTCGATTTCAACGCAAATCGAAATCGACTGGAAATCCTGGGGAGAAAGGTGACAGTGGAATCGGCGCAGTAGGCCATAATATGAGATAGCCCTGGGCTCGCGGTTAGATTTTGAAATTTTGGTTTGGGATTGGGTAATGATACTTGGATAATATCGCCAATATCCCAAAATGAAAAGCCCTTGGAGCAAATACTCCAAGGGCTTTTCATTTTCTGGCGGAGAGGGTGGGATTCGAACCCACGTACGGGCTATGAACCCGTAACTCGATTTCGAGTCGAGCGCGTTACGGCCGGACTTCGCTACCTCTCCTTTGGCTGCTGAAAAACGCACGATTGCTGCGTTGCTGCGAAATCATCAGACCCTTGCGTATTAAGATACGCGGCGGTCCTGATGATTTCTTGCGCCTTGCACTCGCACGCTTTTGAGCAGCCAAAGCCGTCCATTGTACGAGTGGTTCTCGATTGTATTTCAACAAGTCGGCTCACGCCGATGTGAAGAGGCTATATAAACAGACTCGGCGCGGCTGGCAAGCTCCTTTTCCCTTTTGGGGGCGGCGGGTTGGCCGGGGCTTTGCCAATCGCCGGGAAATTACCTATCCATTCCGGATGGGTGTTTCACCGTTCACGCAGAAAGTCATCGACGCAATCCTGGCCATCCCCCACGGCCGGATCGCCACCTATGGCGGGATCGCGGCCATGGCCGGGGACCGGCGGGCGGCGCGACAGGTGGTGCGGGTCCTGCACACCAACACGCACACCCACGGGCTGCCCTGGCACCGGGTCGTCAACCGGGAAGGCCGGATTTCGCTGCCAAGGCAACACGGATATGAAGAACAAAAGGAACTGCTTCTTCAGGAAGGGGTCGGATTCGACCACCGGGACCGCATCGACCTCGACCGCTTCTTGTGGCGGCCCTGATAGTCCAACATTCCGCTTGTCATATACCGCCCTTTTCCACTACCAAGGCTCTCGTGACACTCAACAACAGACTTCTCGGATTTGCATACGCCCTGCTGGCCGTGACCATCTGGTCCGGCAACTTCATCCTGGCCAGCGGCCTTGCCGACACCGTCCCCCCAATTGCCCTGGCCGCCCTGCGCTGGACCTGCGCCACCCTCGTGTTCCTGCCATTCGCCCTGAAGCACCTGCGCCGCGACTGGACGGCCATCCGCGCGCACCGGTTCCCGATCATGGCGGCGGCAGTCACCGGCGTGACCCTGTTCAACACCATCCTGTATTTGAGCGCCCACACCACGGATACCGTGAACATGGCCCTGATCGCCTCGACCACGCCCGTGTTCGTGGTCATCCTCTCGCGCATCTTCCTGGGCGAACCCATCAGCCGCCTGCGGGCCGCAGGGCTTGTCGTGGCCATTGCCGGGATGACGGTCATCGCCACGCACGGCAGCCTGGAAACCCTGCTCGCCCTGACCTTCCGCGAAGGCGACCTGTGGATGCTCCTGGCCGGACTGCTGTGGGCCATCTATTCCATCCTGGTCAAACGCAAGCCGCCGGAAATTAGCCAGCACTCCTACCTGGCCATCATCTTCATCGTCGGTGCGATCCCGCTCATCCCCGCAGCCTTTGTCGAGCAGCCGTACTACCCGGCGTGGACCCTGTCCCAGCCCGTCATCGGCGCGACCCTGTACATGGGCATAGGGGCCTCGCTCATCTCCTTTTTCCTGTGGAACTCCGCAGTCACGGCCATCGGCCCCGGCACTTCGTCGCTGTTCCAGTATTTCATCCCTGTCTTCAGCGGCATCGGCGCCTACCTGCTGCTCGGCCAGCCCATCACCCCCGCCCATCTCTGCGGCTTCATCCTGATTTTCTCCGGAGTGTTCCTGGCCACGCGGCCACGATGACCACAAAAAAAGGCCGCACACAGTGCGGCCTTTTTTACGAATACGACGACTCGACTACTTCGAGATAGCCTCGTTGGGACAGGTCTCGATGGCCTCATCGACGCAGTCTGCAGTGCTGTCGGGATTGATTACGACAGCCTTCTCGCCGTCTCCGTCCATTTCAAAGACTTCAGGGCAGATTTCCACACAAGATTCACAGCCGATACATTCATCCTGATCAATAACGATACCCATACCAACCTCCCAAAATAACGACTTTTTTATGGGTGAATATAACACAAAGTTATATTCATATATACACTTATGGTTTTTGGATGCAACTCTTTTCTCCATTTCACTCCCCGGCACCAAATTCGTCGTTGGCACCCGGTAAAAAATCCGGTAATCCACGCGCATGCTCGACACGACCGCCATTTTGGGAATCATCCTTCTCGCCGCCTTTCTCCAGGGACTGACGGGATTCGGTTTCGCCCTCATCGCCCTGCCCCTGCTCGGATTTTTCATCGATATCAAGGTCAGCGTCCCCCTGATGCTACTTCTTGCCACCATCATAAGCCTGTACCTGAGCTTCAGACTGCGAAAAAGCATCAACCTGAAGAGCACGTATATCCTCATGATAGCCACCCTGCCGGGGATTCCGCTGGGCACCTACGCACTCAAGCATTTTTCCACGCAATGGCTGTCCGTGGGCATCGGCGTGCTGATGGTCGTCTTCACCAGCTACATGCTGCTGCTCAAGCCACGTCAGCGGGAGCTGGGGACGGTCGTCACCTCACTGGCCGGATTCCTCTGCGGCGCCCTCGGCAGCAGCATCGGCGCGGGCGGGCCGCCGGTCATCATCTACACCACGCTGCAGCCCTGGAACAAGGACCGGGCCAAGGGGACCCTTGCCTTCTATTTCAGCTTCGCCGGGCTGGTCACCATCGCCTCCCACGCCTTTACCGGCATGATTACCGGCGAGGTCCTGCACCTCTACGCCATGTCCCTGCCCTCCCTCGTGACCGGGATATGGCTCGGGACCACCGCCTACAAGCACCTGTCCGACCACGGCTACAGGAAGCTCGCCTTTGTCCTCGTCTTCCTGCTCGGCTGCATGATGCTCTGGCGCAACCTCTGATCCACGCAGCGCAAGGCCGGAACTATTCCGGGAATGAGACCTTTTTTCCTTTAACGCCGCGTTTTTTCTCTGCTATGGTGTCACGAAGCAACCTCTAGCCCCCGTGACGCCATGTTCGCACCGCTCAAGAAAGCCTTCAAGAAAGATCAGCTGATCCTCCTCGGTTCCGGCCTGGTCATCAACTTTCTGATGATCATCCTGTTCATCAGCCAGCCCCAATTCCTGAACCTCCTGGAACTCAAGATCTACGACCTCTATCTCCGGAGCTACCACCAACCGGCGGCCACGGAAGTCCCGGTGATCATCGACCTGGACGAAAAAAGCCTGAGCGAACTGGGACAGTGGCCGTGGCCCCGCTACAGGGTGGCCCTGCTCTTCAAATACCTCCAGGCCTACGGCGCTGCGGCCGTTGTCTCGGACATCATCTTCGTGGAACCGGACCGCACCTCGCCCGTGGCAATCAAGGCCGACATAAAACGGGAACTCAAGATAGACGTAGAGTTCTCGGGCATGCCGGACAGCCTGATGGATTACGACAAGCTGCTGGCCTACAATCTCCAGACAGGACCTTTCGTGCTGGGCATCAATTTCGTCGCCAGGTCCGGGCTCGGCGACATGGAACCCTCGACCCGCCATGCCTGCGACTTTCCACCGGCCAAGGTCGCGGTCCTGTCCCCGCCGGGTTCCATGACCCCGCACCAGGCACTGTTCTCGTCGGGCGAGATGATCTGCCCCACACCGTCCCTGGCCGAGGCGCAACCCAGGGTCGGATTCATCACCATCTCCCCGGACCCCGACTCCGTATACCGCCGCGTTCCCCTGCTCTACAGCTGGAAAGACAAAATCTATCCCAGCCTAGCCCTGGCCGCACTGATACAGGCCACAGGCGAAGAGAACATGGTCCTCAAGCTCTCCCCGCTGGGCGTGGAGGCCGTCAAGTTCAACGGCATCGTCATCCCCACGGACAAACGGGCCCAGATGCTCATCAACTACCGGGGCAAATCCCGCACATTCCAGTACATCAGCGCATCGGACATCCTGAACAAGAAGCTGCCGCCCAAGGCCCTTGAGGGCCGCATCGCCTTCATCGGCACATCGGCGGCCGGGCTCAAGGACATCCGCCCCATCCCGCTCGACCCGAGCTACCCGGGCGTGGAGGCGCACGCCACAGTGGTGGACAACATCCTTTCCCAACAATTCCTGTCCATCCCGGATTGGGCCAAGGGACTCGAATTCGCGGGCATGGTGGCCGCAGGCATCGTGACAACCCTGCTCCTCATGTGGGCCCGGGCGTCCTGGCTGGTCATCCCCCTGATCGGGCTGGCCTGCGCCATGTGGTACGGCTCGATCCTTATCTACAAGGAACAGCATTTCTTCCTTTCCCCCATGTACTCCTACATCACCCTGGCCCTGACTTTCTTCTCACTGACCGTCATCAAGTTCTGGCGGGAGGAACACGCCAAGAAATTCATCCACGGGGCCTTTGCCCACTACCTGGCCCCGTCGGTCATCTCCCAGATCATGGACAATCCGGGCTCGTTGTCCCTGGACGGCCAGGAAAAGGACATCACCATCCAGTTCTCGGACGTGCGCAGCTTCACGTCGCTCTCGGAAAAGCTCACCCCATCCCAGGTGACCGACCTGCTGCACGACTACCTGACGCCCATGACGCGCATCATCACCGAAAACGAAGGGACCCTGGACAAATTCATCGGCGACGCGGTCATGGCCTTCTGGAATGCCCCTCTGGACGTGGAATGCCATCAGGAAAAAGCCCTGGCCACGGCCCTGGCGCAACAGGAAAAGCTCAAAGAACTGAACGAATTGTTCATCGAAAAATACGGTTTCACCATCGATGTGGGCATCGGCATTCACTCCGGCCCCGTCCGCGTGGGCAACATGGGCTCTGCGGACCTGTTCGACTATACCCTCATCGGCGACAACGTGAACCTGGCCTCGCGCCTGGAGGGACTGACCAAATACTACGGCCAGAAGCTGGTGGTCAGCCAGGCCATCAAGGACGCCTGCTGCAACCACTACCATTTCCGCATCCTCGATTCCGTGCGCGTCAAGGGCAAACTGGAACCCGTGACCATCTACACGGCCTACCCTCCTGCCGAAGCCGAGGCGCGCAAGGAAGAGCTGGAACTCTACGCCGAGGCCCACGACCATTACATCCACCAACGCTTTGCAGAAGCCGTTGAACTGTTCGAGCGCATCCGCGACACCGGCGTCGAGGAAACGCTCTGCGCGATGTATATCGACCGCTGCAACCATTTGATGGAAAACCCGCCCGGCGAGGACTGGGACGGCGTCTTCACGCACAAGACCAAATAAAAAAAGAGCCGCATCGCTGCGGCTCTTTCATTGTCGACAACTTGGTCTATCCCTAGGGATTGTTCATCATGCCTTCGATGAACTCGTCCGGCCACAGGGCGGGCGACGGGTCGCCTTCCACCAGCCTGGCCTTGGCCTCGGCGTCCAGCTTGAAACCATTCTTGATGAAGCTGGTGTAGAACCCCGCCGCGTCGATATCGCCGATGAGGATGCACCCGGCCAGGGTGTCTTCCTTGAAGATGAGCTTGCGGTACACGGAATTCTCGCGATCCAGGTGGATGGAGGTCTCATACGCGTCGTCGTCGGCAAGGTTGGTCTCGCCCACGGAAATGGTGGGCAGCCCGTAGTAGGTGATGGAGTTCATGGACATGCCGCCCGTATACGGGTTGCCGGCTCCGGCCATGTTCAGGCCTGCGTACCGGCCCTGGGTGTAGGCGTTGGGCCAGATGGGCCGGACAGTGTATTCGCCGGTCAACAGGTCCTTGGCTTCGGCCACGTCGCCTGCGGCATAGATGTCCGGGTTGCTGGTGGCCATGAAGTCGTCCACGCGAATGCCCTGCTTTGTGGTCAGGCCTGCGGCGGCGGCCAACCCCATGTTGGGGCGCACGCCCGCAGCCACGATGACCACGTCCGCTTCAACCAGTCCCTGATCGGTGTCCACGCCCTTGATGGTCCCGTCCTCGTAGCGGACGATCTCCTTGGTGGCGGTGCCCTGGAGGAAACGAATACCGTTTTTTTCCAGATGATCGACGATCAGTTCGCCGGCGGTCTCGTCAAAATAAGTGCGCATGATCCGGGAGCGGACGACAATGGTCACGTCCACACCCTTCTCGGCGAATCCCTCGGCGGCCTTGAGGGCGATGAGCCCGGCGCCGATAACGACGACCTTCTTGACCTTGTTCACCAGTTCCTTGAGGGTCTCGGCGTGGGCCACGGTGGTGAAGTTGTGAACGCCGGGACCGTCGACGCCCGGCAACTGGGGCCTGACCGGCGTGCCGCCGGTGGCCAGCAACAGCTTGCCGTATTCGATGGTATCGCCGCAATCCAGCGTCAGGAGCTTGGAGTCGGTATCCACGGACAGGACGCGGGACCCCAGTCGCATTTCCACACCGTTCTTCTCGTAGAATTCCTCGGGGCGGAACGGCAGGGTCTCGAACTTGATCTTGTCCGACAGATAATAGGAAATGAGCGGCCGGCCGTAGGTGGGGACGGCTTCATCACTGACGACCAGAATGGTCCCTTCGGCATCGACTTGGCGAATACCCTCGATGGCCCCGATGGCGGAGACGCCGTTTCCTACAATTAAGTAATCCATTCAGAACTCCTCTTGTCTCGGCTCTTTACGTATTGACAATAATGACAATATCGAGCCGCCAAATTTGAGCGGACCGACTTTCTACACATTTTTAAGTAAAAAATCCACAGCAAATATTTAAACGGCCGTTTTATCTTATCTAATAGAAATAAAAGAAAAAATACAATCCGACAAAGATTTGCAAGATGCGGCGAGAAGGGCTATTTAAAGCACCTTCAATTCACACCTCAACCCAAGAATCATACCGTGAGCATAGACGGAAACAAAATACTCATCGCAAACAGGGGCGAAATCGCCATTCGCATCATGGAGGCCTGCCATGCGCTCGGCCTCCCCTTTGTCGCCCTGTATACAGGGGAAGACGCCGAATCCGGCCACATCGACACCGCCAGGAAACTGGGCGGCGACAAGTCCCTCTACCGAATTCACAACTATCTGGACGCGGGCGACATCCTGTCCGTGGCCGATGAATCAGGCGCAACCGCCATCCACCCGGGCTACGGCTTCTTTTCGGAAAACTACCGCTTTGC belongs to Pseudodesulfovibrio portus and includes:
- a CDS encoding ferredoxin; its protein translation is MGIVIDQDECIGCESCVEICPEVFEMDGDGEKAVVINPDSTADCVDEAIETCPNEAISK
- a CDS encoding MGMT family protein, with product MGVSPFTQKVIDAILAIPHGRIATYGGIAAMAGDRRAARQVVRVLHTNTHTHGLPWHRVVNREGRISLPRQHGYEEQKELLLQEGVGFDHRDRIDLDRFLWRP
- a CDS encoding sulfite exporter TauE/SafE family protein produces the protein MLDTTAILGIILLAAFLQGLTGFGFALIALPLLGFFIDIKVSVPLMLLLATIISLYLSFRLRKSINLKSTYILMIATLPGIPLGTYALKHFSTQWLSVGIGVLMVVFTSYMLLLKPRQRELGTVVTSLAGFLCGALGSSIGAGGPPVIIYTTLQPWNKDRAKGTLAFYFSFAGLVTIASHAFTGMITGEVLHLYAMSLPSLVTGIWLGTTAYKHLSDHGYRKLAFVLVFLLGCMMLWRNL
- a CDS encoding DMT family transporter yields the protein MTLNNRLLGFAYALLAVTIWSGNFILASGLADTVPPIALAALRWTCATLVFLPFALKHLRRDWTAIRAHRFPIMAAAVTGVTLFNTILYLSAHTTDTVNMALIASTTPVFVVILSRIFLGEPISRLRAAGLVVAIAGMTVIATHGSLETLLALTFREGDLWMLLAGLLWAIYSILVKRKPPEISQHSYLAIIFIVGAIPLIPAAFVEQPYYPAWTLSQPVIGATLYMGIGASLISFFLWNSAVTAIGPGTSSLFQYFIPVFSGIGAYLLLGQPITPAHLCGFILIFSGVFLATRPR
- a CDS encoding CHASE2 domain-containing protein, which produces MFAPLKKAFKKDQLILLGSGLVINFLMIILFISQPQFLNLLELKIYDLYLRSYHQPAATEVPVIIDLDEKSLSELGQWPWPRYRVALLFKYLQAYGAAAVVSDIIFVEPDRTSPVAIKADIKRELKIDVEFSGMPDSLMDYDKLLAYNLQTGPFVLGINFVARSGLGDMEPSTRHACDFPPAKVAVLSPPGSMTPHQALFSSGEMICPTPSLAEAQPRVGFITISPDPDSVYRRVPLLYSWKDKIYPSLALAALIQATGEENMVLKLSPLGVEAVKFNGIVIPTDKRAQMLINYRGKSRTFQYISASDILNKKLPPKALEGRIAFIGTSAAGLKDIRPIPLDPSYPGVEAHATVVDNILSQQFLSIPDWAKGLEFAGMVAAGIVTTLLLMWARASWLVIPLIGLACAMWYGSILIYKEQHFFLSPMYSYITLALTFFSLTVIKFWREEHAKKFIHGAFAHYLAPSVISQIMDNPGSLSLDGQEKDITIQFSDVRSFTSLSEKLTPSQVTDLLHDYLTPMTRIITENEGTLDKFIGDAVMAFWNAPLDVECHQEKALATALAQQEKLKELNELFIEKYGFTIDVGIGIHSGPVRVGNMGSADLFDYTLIGDNVNLASRLEGLTKYYGQKLVVSQAIKDACCNHYHFRILDSVRVKGKLEPVTIYTAYPPAEAEARKEELELYAEAHDHYIHQRFAEAVELFERIRDTGVEETLCAMYIDRCNHLMENPPGEDWDGVFTHKTK
- a CDS encoding DUF1499 domain-containing protein; its protein translation is MKYILLLILIALGAMLSLSLFSRKTPDNLGVADHRLSDCPDSKNCVSSQTTRKVNFIEPLPMQGTVAEVVQRLREAIEDMGGAVVETNGGYIRAEFSSSFWRFTDDLECLYSEKDGLVHVRSASRVGYFDFNANRNRLEILGRKVTVESAQ
- a CDS encoding NAD(P)/FAD-dependent oxidoreductase, with the translated sequence MDYLIVGNGVSAIGAIEGIRQVDAEGTILVVSDEAVPTYGRPLISYYLSDKIKFETLPFRPEEFYEKNGVEMRLGSRVLSVDTDSKLLTLDCGDTIEYGKLLLATGGTPVRPQLPGVDGPGVHNFTTVAHAETLKELVNKVKKVVVIGAGLIALKAAEGFAEKGVDVTIVVRSRIMRTYFDETAGELIVDHLEKNGIRFLQGTATKEIVRYEDGTIKGVDTDQGLVEADVVIVAAGVRPNMGLAAAAGLTTKQGIRVDDFMATSNPDIYAAGDVAEAKDLLTGEYTVRPIWPNAYTQGRYAGLNMAGAGNPYTGGMSMNSITYYGLPTISVGETNLADDDAYETSIHLDRENSVYRKLIFKEDTLAGCILIGDIDAAGFYTSFIKNGFKLDAEAKARLVEGDPSPALWPDEFIEGMMNNP